TTCCGGATTGAACGGACAAAAGAACATTGAAGAAAAGATGGCTCTTTTTGAGCATTCCGAAAACATCCTTGGGGAGATGCATAAGGAGATCAGGCAGATTGCTTTTGATATGATGCCTGAAACCTTGGTGCAGCATGGACTATTGCCGGCACTCAGGGAGTTTGCTCAGCGATTGAGTAGCAGTGGAAAGATTATCGTAAATGTTCAGGCCTATGATTTTGAGGATAGACTGATTGAAATCCAGGAAATATCGCTCTATCGGATCATTCAGGAATGGTGCAATAATATCCTCAAATATAGCGGTGCCACTGCTATTGAGATCCAATTGGTCAATGACGAAGAAGAACTTCGGCTAACGATCGAGGACAATGGAAAAGGATTTGATGTCAGGCTTTTGGATGAAAGTAAAGGGCATGGCTGGAAAAATATCAATTCAAGGGTAAAGCTGATCAAAGGGGATTTGGAGATTGATTCCAATCCTTTGTCCAAAGGGACAACTTTGATTTTAGCCTTTAGACCGCAGATTAAATCAAAGGATCAAAAAATAATGGAAAAATGAAAGTATTGTTGGTGGATGACCATGCGATCCTTTTGGATGGGGTAAAAAGTTTACTCTCCCATGAAGCATCTGTGGATGTCATCGGAGAAGCCAATTCAGCAGAACAGGCTTTGGAGTTTTTTAAAACCAATAAGGTCGATCTACTCATTACTGATTTTAATCTTCCTGGAATGGATGGTTTGAGTTTGGTCAGGTTGGTCAAGAAAATAAACCCCGATACCAAAATCATTGTTCTCAGTATGCACGATGAGACCCATTTGGTCAAGGAAATCTTAAAAGAAGGGGTGGAAGGTTATGTGCTCAAAAATGACTCTCACAAAGAATTGAAAATGGCCATTCAATATGTCCGAGAAGGAAAAATATACCTCAGCAATAACATCAACAGGATAATCATCAACAGCCTGAACTTTCCCGAAGAGGATAGATTATTGACTGACCGGGAAAGGGAAATCCTCAAACTCATCGCAAAGGAATTTCCAAACAAGAAGATTGCCGAACAGTTGTTTATTTCGGAAAGGACAGTCGAGACGCACCGGAAAAACATATTCAGAAAGACAAAAACCAACACGTTGGTTGGTTTGATCAAATTTGCTTATGCCAATAATCTGATTTGAAAAAAATGCCGGGAGCAATGTCCCGGCCTAAAAGTCATCGGATTACTTACCCCCATTGGCTCCGATAGCCAAAGTTTTTGCAAATTCTTGGCTATACATCCTGAATAGATGTTTGCTGGCATTCATATAAGTTTCTTTGTTCATTTCGACGATGATAGGATCAAAATCGACATCCATTTTTCTTTTTAAAGAGAATAATTGATTGAATAAGGATTCGCTTTTCTTTTTGTCTGTGTACAATTTGGCTTCATATGGAATGTCAGAAATAAAATCCTCTTTAAGAGACACAGGTGCTGCCGGCATGGAACCTGTTTTATCCACAATACCGATATTGTTGTTCTTGATTTTCATGACAGGATATACATTGTAAGTGGCATCAGTGGATTTGCTTTGGTCGGTTGAAGTGATTTCATAGTAGCCCACGTTGGAAGTAGAAACCCGCATTCGGCTTTTGAAATCTACATCCAACTCCACATTGGAGAAGTCGATATCAAGATTCTGCATCAAAATGACAGCATTGGACTCTTTCATAAGGTCTTTCAGATTTTTGATCAATCCTATTCCCATTGAAACAGATTTCAAATCCCCATTGTACATCATTATCCCATTTTCCGGCAAAAACATCACTTTTCCATCCCCAACTTCTACATCCGCTGTCTTCCCTTTGGTTTTTTCGGTTTTATTGTCAAATCTTTCTTTGATTGGGGCATAAGCACTGAATTGATCAAGCTCTTCTAAGGGAAAGACTTTGAAACCTGCTTTGCTTATCTCTTCTTCCAATATTTTTTGAAAATCATTGGATAAGGATTGAAAATCTTCCGGCTTCATTTCCACACTCAAAATGGTGGTTACTTTGGCTGCGCCGGATTGTCTAACATAATTTTTGTTGGTTCCTACAGTGGCCAAATTGTTTCTGATATTACTCACTTTGCTCTCCTGCTGTATTTTAACAGTCTCTGTAAAAGTTTCAAACCCAACATTCAATTGCGGGACAATAAAACCTTCGGCTCCTTTAATGTTTTTGTTTTGAACCCCTTTGGTTCCGATGCCGTCAAAAAGATCTTGGGCAAAAATATTTGATGTACAGATTAGACAGTACACCATCAATGATATAGCTGTTTTTCTCATAATTTTTGATTTTTCTGGGGATTAAATTTTTATGCTGTAAAACTCCCCAAATCAGTCTTCTCAAAAAATACCCTCTTTGTTGTATTTACATATACCCACTGGCACGGATAGGGCTTGGCTCAGGGCCTTACAATCATTTTTCGGCTAAGCCTTTTGCCATCTGAGTTGGTCAATTGGATAATATATAATCCAGCAGATAAAAATGGTGCTTGAACCTCAAACTCCCTGTTGGCAGTCAACCTGATTTGGTCAAGCATAATTTGTCCAAGACTGCTGATGATTCTTAGCTCACTGTCCTGGGAAGCAAGAACTTTGAATTGTCCCTGACTGGGGTTTGGATAAATTTTAAACAAAACTTCACTATCCGTGGGATTTTCACCTTCACCTTCAAATTTTAAATATTCCAATCCCCCGGCCGTATTGCCCAAAAGTAAATCAGGATTTTCCGAAAAGGGTTTTGGAACTGAGGTTAGATAAGTATTCCTTCCGAATTTTGTCGTTTGGGTTTGATTTTCCTGCAAATCAATCAAAATGGTTTCCCTTTGATTTTGATTCATAAAATCTGAAATGTAAACCAAAACACCACGCTGATCTATGGCATAAAGGGAAGGATTTGAACCTGCAATTACATGAACATTCAGGTTGCGGTTTGCCGGATTGTCTGTAAAATCCAAAAATTCTCTCTCTAAAAACCTGAGCTTTTGTTCTGCGTTGATGTCGAATTCAAAAATCACCAATTCACCTGTTTGTCTTGCCAATAGGAGATAATCTTTATCATCGTAAACAAACATTTCTATATGATCCAAGGGTCGTATTCCGGTAATAGGGAAAGTTAATTCCTGAAGATTGGAAAGATTTGGATCGGTATCAAAAAAAACTCTTTGCTGTAAAGAAAAATCCATGGTATCCGTCCCTGCAACCCAATAGGTATTTTGGTTGGTGGTAGAAACAAATTCAAGGTATTGGAGGTTGGTAAAATCCAAAGAAGATAGACCAAGAAAATCCTCTTCTATTAAATCCCAGGAGTCTGAATTGATTTCAAACCTGTGCGCAATACCTATGACTTTTCCTTCTTTAAAACTATTGGCTGTTAAAATCAACTCCCCGGATTCTTTGAAGCCCCTAAAAAAAGGTCTGCTGTTTTCACCCAAATCAAGTATCCGAGATTGAAGAAATGGCTTGGCTTCTATGGGAACTTGTTCATCAAAAGAAAGTTGGAATACATTTTCACTATAATCGGCATTGAAGACTCCGGCTGCAGCTGAAGAATTGCTGCTTATCAGCAAACCCCTGTCCCAAAGATAGGATGCATGGAATATCGGGAACTCAGGTAAGGGTCCAATATTGGGCAGTTCGGTAGAAAATTCATCAAATAATGGTTCGGCATTACTGCCTTTGTTAGGGAGGTAATACAAAGATTGACATTCATCCCTACCCACTAAAAGATCCCTGATACCATCATTGTCAAAGTCTTGATACAAAATAGAATGACCGCCAGCGTGTTTGATCCGGGCAGACTCAGATTCCCAGGCAAGTCTTTCCATAGGAAATCCGGCGCATGTTATCCCAAAACTAAAAGTCCCACAACCACAGAATTCAAACTTTCCCCACCTTGGTTCCGGAAAAGCAAATCCATCAATATCAGCAATACCTTTTCTTTCGATACTTGTATTTAAGTAAAAGTCCACATAGTCGCCGGGATTAAAAGATGCTATATCAAGATCACCATCGCCATCAATGTCTATGATCAGAGGAATATCCAAGTTATTGGCCTGAAGGTTGGACCCGTTGTCCAGGCGCAGGAAATTTTGCGCCAGTTCCCAACTTGGATATTTGGCGCCTTGCTGAGTGATATTTCGATAAGCCCTGATTCCAAAGGGGCTGCTGGTAAACAAATCTTTTTTACCGTTTCCATTGAAATCGGCAAGCACTAAAAATCCTGAAATGTCATTTGGGAAATAGTATGACATTTCCGGAAGGTATTCAAAATCATCTCCATCGGTTTGAAAAACCAAGACTCTACGTGAATTGATGTCCCAAACAATCAATTCTTCTTTACCATCTCCATTGGTATCCAATTCTTGGAATTGGGCTGCATTGATGCCTACTGCAAAGGGCATTTCAATTTCTCTGTTTTGACGGGAAAGTGTGATGCTTTGATCAAAAGTGAAGCTTTGTTGGGCATTTGCCCAAAAGGTGATTAAAAATAAGATCGAAATAAAAAGGTACTTCATCAATTGGTCTTCGTATTAAGTCCTAAAATTAAACGATAGAATTTGATATAAGATGTTTGTGAATCCTTTAATTTTAACGTCCTGATCCGCCGAAGATAATTATTCCGTAGTAAAAATCGGATAGTAATTTATTTGCTTCGGGGATTTAGAAAAATTGTATTTTTGATGCATGAACATTATTGACAAAAATTTGGACAGAATTAGGGCTTTATGTGACAAACATAAGGTGACAAGACTTTTTGTATTTGGTTCAGTTTTGACAGATAGTTTTAAAAAAACAAGCGACATTGATTTTCTGGTAGATTTCGAAGGAGTTGGTTTGTATGAATATGCAGATAATTACTTCAGCTTAAAAAAATCATTGGAGGGATTATTAAAAAGGGATGTTGATTTATTGGAGGAAAAAGCTATAAAAAACCCTTACTTACGCCAAAGCATAGATTCATCCAAACTAATGATTTATGGATAATGAAATAAAAACCTGGCTATATGATATTTTGCAATCAATTAATGAGAATGAATTTGTAATATGAACTTGTCTAGACCTGCAAACTTAGCGCTTTAATCCATTATTTATGAATATCCCCCAACTCTACTACCATTTCCTTCAAGCCACAGGAGTAAGTACAGATACCAGAAAAATAGATCAAGGCAATATCTTTTTTGCCCTGAAAGGGCCAAATTTCAATGCCAATGATTTTGCCTCCAAGGCTTTGGAAATTGGAGCTTCTTTGGTAGTGGTGGATGAAAAAAGGGTCGTGCCTGAAAATGACAACAGGTTTTTTTTGGTCGAGGATGTATTGTTGGCATTGCAGCAACTCGCAAATTATCATAGGAAACAACTGACCATACCCATTATTGGATTGACCGGAAGCAATGGAAAGACAACTTCCAAAGAATTGCTTCACGCTGTTTTGAAAAGAAAATATAAGACTGCTGCCACTGTCGGCAATCTGAACAACCATATTGGAGTTCCTTTGACTATTTTGGGGATAGGGAAAGAAGTGGAAATCGCTATCGTGGAAATGGGGGCGAATAAACAAGGGGATATCAAAGAACTCTGTGACATCGCAGAGCCTACACATGGATTTATTACCAATATTGGCAAAGCTCATTTAGAAGGCATGGGCGGACCTGAAGGGGTGCTGAAAACCAAGACAGAACTTTTTCAGCATCTGCGAGAAAATAAAGGAACAGTATTTATCAATTCACAGGATCCGATTTTGTCCAATATGGCCAAGCGTTTTGGTGATCCAATTCTTTATTCTGCCAAAGGAGATTTCTGTGAAGTGACGTTTGTGGAGGCTGATCCTTTTGTAAAGTTCAGGGTTGAAGGCCAGGAAGGCACCTATCAATCCGCTTTGATTGGGGCATATAATTTTGGAAATATTGCTACTGCACTCTGTGTTGGTAAGTATTTTGGAGTGCCCATGAGTGCGGCCGTAGAAGCTGTGATTGCATACAATCCTTCCAATATGCGTTCGCAATTGTTGGAAAAGCGTAGCAATCTGATCATTCTGGATGCCTATAATGCCAATCCTTCCAGTATGGAAGTTGCCATCAAGACTTTTGGTGAAATGACAGGCAGAAAATACAAGATGGTGATTTTGGGGGATATGTATGAATTGGGGGATAGCACCGTTGAAGAACATAGCAAATTAGGAGAATTGGTCAGTCAATATGCCTTTGACAAAATCTGCCTGACCGGCAAGCATATTCAGGCCGCCCTTGGAAAAGCACCTATTTCGACCCTTTATTTCCCCGATCCTTTTTCCTTCAGAAACTGGCTTCAGGATTCCAAGTTGGAAGATTATATGATTTTGATCAAAGGGAGTAGGGGGATGAAGTTGGAGGGGTTGGTGGAGTTTATTTGAGGATGATATTTTCATTGGAAATGAACTATAGGCTATAAATATCATAATTATCAACATTTTTTTGCTAACCATTTCAACATTTTCTATTTTTATCTCATTAATTAAAAATCCATGTACCTCAATTCCAATATCAAAGTCCTTAGGAAAAGGAAATCCATTACCCAGGAAAATATGGCAGCTGCCATTGGCATCAGCAGGTCAAAACTTGCAGGCTATGAATTGAACGTCAATCCTCCTTTGGACACGGTCCTTTTGATAGCAGATTTTTTGAGTGTATCCGTGGATATTTTGCTGAGGAAAAATCTGGAGGAATTGTCAGAATATAAGCTTCGGGAAATGCTGGAAACAGATCAGTTTCTCAAAGGCCGGAACCTGAGGATTTTAACTACAACGGTAGATGAAACTGGAAGGGAACTGATTGAAGTTGTTTCCCAAAAGGTCAAAGCAAGTTACTTGGCAGGATTTTCTGATCTGGATTTTATAGGGGAATTGCCGAGGTTTAATCTGCCTTTTTTACCCCAGGACAAAAAATACCGGGTTTTTCAGGTTGATGGGGATTCTATGCTACCGATTCCGGAAGGGGCTTGGATTGTCTGTGAATATGTAGAGGATTGGACAGCCATCAAAGACGGGGGGAAATTTGTAGTCGTGACCGAAGCTGATGGTGTCACATTTAAAATTGCTTACAATCAAATATCAGAGAAGCAAAAATTATTGTTATGTTCCTCAAATCCTATTTATAAACCTTTTGAAGTGGATATAAACGCCGTAAGAGAGCTGTGGCGGTATAGGTTGATGATGGTTTAGATTTGATTGTACCATTTGCAGAAAATATCAGCAATCCATTTTTATATCCGGTATTGTAATTGATTTTTTTTAGAATTGTTTATCATGTATGTAAGCAACAATTCCAGAAGATTGGGCATCCATGTTAATTCTCGTCTGAGGGCTGAAATGCCCGATAAATCGGTCTTCCGACTTCGGTCTTCTGTCCCGATTGAAGAAGAATATAGGGTTACTGCCAAAGAAGCGTATATACATAATATTTAATTTGATAGGTGGTTTGTTTTAAATTTTTTGATTGATTAAATCTGTAATCATTTCATGACTTTTTAAATTAATTTCATTTTGAAAAGACAAAATGAGTTTTAATCCGTTGTAGTGTAATAGTGTGGAAGTGCTTATTGACAAATTGAGTAGTAACCTTAAAACGATCAGTAATCATGAGAGAGAATGCGGTAATGAAAACCCCATTGGGGAATGTATGGGTTGAAGTTTGGGATGGATATCTGCTTAAGCTTCAATTTACTGACCTTCCAGAGACAGATGATTTTTTGGATGGCGTATTGATGGATGTCCGAATTCAGCTTGGTCTTTATTTTCAGGGTAAACAGAAGACTTTTGATATCCCTGTTGCCTTTGGAGGGACGGATTTCCAACATAAAGTCTGGATGGAAGTTAATAAAATTCCTTTCGGGGAAACTAGTACCTACGAGAAGATAGCAGCTAATCTTGGTAATCCGAATGCTGTAAGGGCTGTTGGAACTGCTATAGGAGCCAATCCCATATTGGTGATGTTGCCTTGCCACAGGATTTTGGGAAAGTATGGTCAATTGACCGGCTATGCGGGAGGTCTTTGGAGAAAATCCCAATTGCTGGATCTGGAGCAAAAGAATAAAGTAGGGAAACAGGTTCAAATACAGTTTTAATCTTATCGGGAAGAGTTTTAAGTTGTTAACGAAGCTTATAGAGATCAAAAGCCAAGTCTGAAGTTTCAGGCTTGGCTTTTTTATTTTATATTTCCTGTATAATTCTTTGATTTTTATAATCTCATATTAATATGTCCGACGTTCAAATAATTGACTTTAATCCGACTCTCCAGTCCCATTTTGAAAGTATCAACAAGCAATGGGTGGAAAAATATTTTACTTTGGAGTCTTTTGACCTGGCACAATTGGAGAATCCTGATGAGAATATCCTTGCAAAAGGAGGCGCCATCCTGTTTGCAAAAGAAGGTGAAAAAATCATTGGGACAGTCGGTTTGCTTAAAGTGGAAGATGGAGTATTTGAAATGGTCAAAATGGGTGTAATACCAGAAGCCCAGGGAAGAAAAGTCGGAAAATTGCTTGCGATGGCTGTCTTGGAAAAAGCAAAAACATTTGGGGCAAATAAGGTGATTCTATATACCAACAGTAAACTTGAAGCAGCCTTGAATTTGTATAGAAAAATTGGTTTTCGGGAATCTGTACCAGAATGTGGGAAGTACAGCCGATGTGATATTAAAATGGAAATTGAATTATGACTGAAATAAAGATCAGAAAAGGCACAATCAGGGAAGTGGTGGAATTGAGTCAAAAAGTCACAGAGTTTTATCAGCCCTATTCCGAAAAAACCTATGAAGAAAGGCTTTCAGGAACCCAATATTTAATATTAATAGCAGAAGTTGATGGCAAGCCCGTCGGTTTTAAGGTGGGATACCAAAGATATAGTCATGATGTTTTTTATTCCTGGATGGGCGGGGTATTGAATGAGTATCGAAGAAAAGGCATTGCGACCAAACTTGCCAATGAACAAGAAGCATGGGCAAAGAACCAAGGATTTACCAAAGTGGTGTTTAAAACCAGAAATAAGTTGACAAAAATGATTCATTTTGGAATCAACAGGGGATTTATGATTGTCGATCTCATCAAAAAAGGGAAATTAGAAGATTATAGGATAGTGATGGAAAAAATGCTTTGAGAGTAGTGAAAGTACAATGAAGGAAGTACCAAGCAGTAAACAGAGAAAAGGTATATCAAACTAAAGCAATTTGCCTTGACGGCCCTAAAACTTTACGGACCAAAAGGGCTCCTTTAGGTTTTGTCCTTCCAAATCAAATAGGAATTTAGCCATTTCCCCCTTTTTCCTATACCTTTGCAATCCAAATTTCAAATTTTATCACTCAGCGGTTCAATTACCCGCTTTATCAAAAATTATGGAAAATATCATAAAAGAAGTTAAGTCAGGGATAAAACTCCCTCTGATGGAGGCATTTTATACCATTCAAGGGGAAGGCATGCACTCAGGAACTGCGGCATATTTTATAAGGCTTGGAGGCTGTGATGTGGGTTGTGTATGGTGTGATGTCAAAGAATCATGGGATGTTTCCAAGTGGCCGGAAGTAGACATAGAAGATATTGTTGATTCTGCTTTAGAATATCCCGGAAGATTGGTCGTTATTACCGGTGGTGAACCTTTAATGCATGATTTAGGGCCTTTGACCAAATTATTGAAAGAAAAAGGTTTTGTCACCAATATTGAAACATCAGGTGTTTACCCTGTAACAGGAGAGTTTGATTGGATTTGCTTTTCACCCAAAAAGTTTAAAAAACCACATCCAAGCATCTATGAACTTGCGGACGAATTGAAAGTAGTCATATACCATCAATCAGATTTTGCCTTTGCAGAAAAACACGCCGAGAAGGTGAAAGAATCCTGTAAAAAGCTACTTCAACCAGAATGGAGCAAAAAAGACAGAATGACGGAGCATATTATAAATTATGTTAAATCTTCTCCAAATTGGAAAATATCGCTTCAAACTCATAAATTTATGGACATCCCTTAATCCCATGAAGATATCTGCTATTTTATTACTGATGTTTTGGCTTGTCTATACTGCAAATGGGCAGAGCTATTCCATCATTGATAGCAAGGCAATCAAATTACATCAAGAGGGAGATGAATTGGTTCAAAAGAGGCAGTATGATGAGGCAATTTTGAAATATCAGGCATCCATTCAAAGAGAAGCAGGATTTTTGGAATCGTACCTTAAATTGGGGCGGGTATTACTGACTAAAGGAGAACCTGAAGAAGCATTGGCAATTTCCGGTAAAGGACAAGCCCGGGCTGCAAGATCCGCCAAAGCCACCAATCAGCTCAAAGGAGAATTTCATTGGCTTAATTTACATTGTAATTTGGCGATTGGTGATTTTCATCAAGCCATTAGCCAATTTAGGATGGCGGATAATCTGCTCGATGGGAGTTTCAAAAAAACCATTGATTACAGAGAAACCAACTTGCAGATCAATTTTTTGGAAAAACAATTGGAAAAGGTCCTTTCGATAGAAAAGGAAATTTTGCCTGATCCGCTGAATCAATTCAAACTTCAATATTTTCCTGTTTTGACAGCGGATAGTAAGAAGATCATATTTGTAAAAAGAGATGGATTACAGAATCACGAACATGAAGATATTTTTGTCAGCTATTATTCGGAAGAGGACAGTATTTGGTCCAGACCGGTAGGTATTTCAAATAATATTAATACAAATTACAACGAAGGAACCTGCACCATTTCTGCTGATGGGAACATTCTTATTTTTTCCTCCTGCGAAACTCCGGATTCTTTGGGAGATTGTGATCTTTATATTGCTTACAAAATCAACGATACCTGGCAACGACCTGTCAACATGGGTAAAAATGTTAATTCGAGGTTTTGGGATTCCCAGCCGTCTCTTTCGGCGGATGGCAGAATTATGTTTTTTTCATCTAACCGTCGGGGCGGCTATGGAGGAAATGATATTTATTACACCCTCAGGATGCCGGACGGTTCTTGGTCTGAGGCCATCAACCTCGGCTCCAAAATCAATTCCTCCAAAGATGAAGTTTCACCTTTTATTTATTTCAATAACGAGATATTGTTTTTTGCGTCCAAAGGCCATAGGGGATTCGGTGGCATGGATTTATTTGTTTCCAGGGTGGTTAAAGGAGAATTTACAGAACCTGAAAATATGGGATATCCCATCAATGATCACCTGGATCAATATTCCTTGTTTATTACGGCTCAAAGAGATTTCGCGTATTATACAGAGAGCACTTACTTGGGAAACAGTGTCGAAAGATCTTTTATTTACCGGTTTGAATTCCCCAAAGAAATTGCACTGGGTGAAAGATTGGTAGTGACTCAAGGCAAGGTTTTGAATGGAAAAACGGGAGAGCCCATTGATGCCAGACTGTCATTGGTCAGTCTAAGCAATGACAGCACATTGTATGAATTCCGTTCGGATGGAAAAACGG
This window of the Aquiflexum balticum DSM 16537 genome carries:
- a CDS encoding UDP-N-acetylmuramoyl-tripeptide--D-alanyl-D-alanine ligase: MNIPQLYYHFLQATGVSTDTRKIDQGNIFFALKGPNFNANDFASKALEIGASLVVVDEKRVVPENDNRFFLVEDVLLALQQLANYHRKQLTIPIIGLTGSNGKTTSKELLHAVLKRKYKTAATVGNLNNHIGVPLTILGIGKEVEIAIVEMGANKQGDIKELCDIAEPTHGFITNIGKAHLEGMGGPEGVLKTKTELFQHLRENKGTVFINSQDPILSNMAKRFGDPILYSAKGDFCEVTFVEADPFVKFRVEGQEGTYQSALIGAYNFGNIATALCVGKYFGVPMSAAVEAVIAYNPSNMRSQLLEKRSNLIILDAYNANPSSMEVAIKTFGEMTGRKYKMVILGDMYELGDSTVEEHSKLGELVSQYAFDKICLTGKHIQAALGKAPISTLYFPDPFSFRNWLQDSKLEDYMILIKGSRGMKLEGLVEFI
- a CDS encoding XRE family transcriptional regulator, translating into MYLNSNIKVLRKRKSITQENMAAAIGISRSKLAGYELNVNPPLDTVLLIADFLSVSVDILLRKNLEELSEYKLREMLETDQFLKGRNLRILTTTVDETGRELIEVVSQKVKASYLAGFSDLDFIGELPRFNLPFLPQDKKYRVFQVDGDSMLPIPEGAWIVCEYVEDWTAIKDGGKFVVVTEADGVTFKIAYNQISEKQKLLLCSSNPIYKPFEVDINAVRELWRYRLMMV
- a CDS encoding nucleotidyltransferase family protein, with product MNIIDKNLDRIRALCDKHKVTRLFVFGSVLTDSFKKTSDIDFLVDFEGVGLYEYADNYFSLKKSLEGLLKRDVDLLEEKAIKNPYLRQSIDSSKLMIYG
- a CDS encoding OmpA family protein, encoding MKISAILLLMFWLVYTANGQSYSIIDSKAIKLHQEGDELVQKRQYDEAILKYQASIQREAGFLESYLKLGRVLLTKGEPEEALAISGKGQARAARSAKATNQLKGEFHWLNLHCNLAIGDFHQAISQFRMADNLLDGSFKKTIDYRETNLQINFLEKQLEKVLSIEKEILPDPLNQFKLQYFPVLTADSKKIIFVKRDGLQNHEHEDIFVSYYSEEDSIWSRPVGISNNINTNYNEGTCTISADGNILIFSSCETPDSLGDCDLYIAYKINDTWQRPVNMGKNVNSRFWDSQPSLSADGRIMFFSSNRRGGYGGNDIYYTLRMPDGSWSEAINLGSKINSSKDEVSPFIYFNNEILFFASKGHRGFGGMDLFVSRVVKGEFTEPENMGYPINDHLDQYSLFITAQRDFAYYTESTYLGNSVERSFIYRFEFPKEIALGERLVVTQGKVLNGKTGEPIDARLSLVSLSNDSTLYEFRSDGKTGDFMMLYPDKSFSGLYVEKKGYLPKIYNVEKDNLKNQDNLLVTLIPIASGEEFVFENIFFDFDKDELKPESMSSLKRLLTFLDENPKVSINIIGHTDNVGNASYNEILSKRRAESVRDYLLKSGINDQRVAAIGKGQGEPMVPNDSAENRALNRRITVSIQ
- a CDS encoding methylated-DNA--[protein]-cysteine S-methyltransferase yields the protein MRENAVMKTPLGNVWVEVWDGYLLKLQFTDLPETDDFLDGVLMDVRIQLGLYFQGKQKTFDIPVAFGGTDFQHKVWMEVNKIPFGETSTYEKIAANLGNPNAVRAVGTAIGANPILVMLPCHRILGKYGQLTGYAGGLWRKSQLLDLEQKNKVGKQVQIQF
- a CDS encoding response regulator — encoded protein: MKVLLVDDHAILLDGVKSLLSHEASVDVIGEANSAEQALEFFKTNKVDLLITDFNLPGMDGLSLVRLVKKINPDTKIIVLSMHDETHLVKEILKEGVEGYVLKNDSHKELKMAIQYVREGKIYLSNNINRIIINSLNFPEEDRLLTDREREILKLIAKEFPNKKIAEQLFISERTVETHRKNIFRKTKTNTLVGLIKFAYANNLI
- a CDS encoding T9SS type A sorting domain-containing protein, translated to MKYLFISILFLITFWANAQQSFTFDQSITLSRQNREIEMPFAVGINAAQFQELDTNGDGKEELIVWDINSRRVLVFQTDGDDFEYLPEMSYYFPNDISGFLVLADFNGNGKKDLFTSSPFGIRAYRNITQQGAKYPSWELAQNFLRLDNGSNLQANNLDIPLIIDIDGDGDLDIASFNPGDYVDFYLNTSIERKGIADIDGFAFPEPRWGKFEFCGCGTFSFGITCAGFPMERLAWESESARIKHAGGHSILYQDFDNDGIRDLLVGRDECQSLYYLPNKGSNAEPLFDEFSTELPNIGPLPEFPIFHASYLWDRGLLISSNSSAAAGVFNADYSENVFQLSFDEQVPIEAKPFLQSRILDLGENSRPFFRGFKESGELILTANSFKEGKVIGIAHRFEINSDSWDLIEEDFLGLSSLDFTNLQYLEFVSTTNQNTYWVAGTDTMDFSLQQRVFFDTDPNLSNLQELTFPITGIRPLDHIEMFVYDDKDYLLLARQTGELVIFEFDINAEQKLRFLEREFLDFTDNPANRNLNVHVIAGSNPSLYAIDQRGVLVYISDFMNQNQRETILIDLQENQTQTTKFGRNTYLTSVPKPFSENPDLLLGNTAGGLEYLKFEGEGENPTDSEVLFKIYPNPSQGQFKVLASQDSELRIISSLGQIMLDQIRLTANREFEVQAPFLSAGLYIIQLTNSDGKRLSRKMIVRP
- a CDS encoding GNAT family N-acetyltransferase is translated as MTEIKIRKGTIREVVELSQKVTEFYQPYSEKTYEERLSGTQYLILIAEVDGKPVGFKVGYQRYSHDVFYSWMGGVLNEYRRKGIATKLANEQEAWAKNQGFTKVVFKTRNKLTKMIHFGINRGFMIVDLIKKGKLEDYRIVMEKML
- a CDS encoding 7-carboxy-7-deazaguanine synthase QueE; translated protein: MENIIKEVKSGIKLPLMEAFYTIQGEGMHSGTAAYFIRLGGCDVGCVWCDVKESWDVSKWPEVDIEDIVDSALEYPGRLVVITGGEPLMHDLGPLTKLLKEKGFVTNIETSGVYPVTGEFDWICFSPKKFKKPHPSIYELADELKVVIYHQSDFAFAEKHAEKVKESCKKLLQPEWSKKDRMTEHIINYVKSSPNWKISLQTHKFMDIP
- a CDS encoding GNAT family N-acetyltransferase, with protein sequence MSDVQIIDFNPTLQSHFESINKQWVEKYFTLESFDLAQLENPDENILAKGGAILFAKEGEKIIGTVGLLKVEDGVFEMVKMGVIPEAQGRKVGKLLAMAVLEKAKTFGANKVILYTNSKLEAALNLYRKIGFRESVPECGKYSRCDIKMEIEL